The nucleotide sequence TCAAGGCGTTCGAGGGCACCATACTCTTCATCACGCACGACCGCCACCTTATCAAGGGCGTGGCGAACCGCATCGTGGAGGTGGAGCCGGGCCGCGTGACCAACTACGACGGCGACTACGACTACTACCTGTTCAAGAGCGGCCAGCTGGACGGCCCCGCGCCCGAGGAGCGCTCGCTCGTGGACGAGGTCATGGGGGAGGGCGGCCCTGGCAAGGGCGAAGGCGGCAAGGCCGCGAAGGGGCCAGGCGGATCCGGCTCCAAGACGGTGGTGAACGTGAACCGCCGCGATCGCCCGGCCTCGGCAGCGGTCGACGCCGCGAAACCCGCCGGCCAGCCCGTCGAGCTCACGGCCCCGCGTGAGAGCGCGCCCAAGACCAAGGAGCAGAAGCGCCGCGAGGCCGAGGCGCGCAACCGCGCCTACGCCGCGCTGAAGAACCACCGCAAGCGCATCGCCGAGCTGGATCGCCAGATGGAGCGCGACAACGCGCGCATGGCGGAGCTCCTGGAGCTCATGGCCGACCCGGACTTCTACATCAACGAGGATGCCTCGTCCGACGCCGTGGCCGAGCACGCCAAGATCAAGCAGCGCTTGGCCGCCGCCGAGGAGGAGTGGTTCTCGCTCACCGAGGAGTTGGAGGAAGAGATGGCCAGGCAGGCGGAGGGGCTGTGAGCGAGCCGTTGAACATCGTCCTCGTAGAGCCGGAGATTCCGCAGAACACGGGCAACATCGCGCGGACGTGCGCCTGCACGGGCACGCGGCTGCACCTTGTGGAGCCGATGGGCTTCCGCCTCACGAGCAAGCAGCTCGCGCGTGCCGGCTGTGACTACTGGGACGAGGTTGAACTTGTACGCTGGCCGTGCGCCGAAGCGTTCTTCGAGGCGCACGGCGGCTCCGAGCTGTATCTGTTCACCGGCCAGGCGCACCGCTCCTTCGCCGAGGTCTCCTACGGGCCGGGCGCTTTCCTCGTGTTCGGCCGCGAGAGCCGCGGCCTGGGCTTGGGGATCATCGAGGCGCATGCGGACCGCTGCGTGCGCATCCCCATGCGAGAGGGCCTGCGCAGCCTCAACCTCTCCAACGCCGCGGCCGTGGCGGTCTACGAGGCCCTTCGCCAGCAGGGTTACTGCGGTCTCGGAGGGTGCGCCGGCGCATGAGGCGCCCGCCCGCGGTGGCGGGTTCCCCTGCCTGCTGCTGACGCAGAAAAGGCCCTTCTTTGCCAAAAACGAGCCGGTTTGGCAACCTTGTCGGGGATGTTTGGGTCTTTTCG is from Gordonibacter urolithinfaciens and encodes:
- a CDS encoding tRNA (cytidine(34)-2'-O)-methyltransferase; translation: MSEPLNIVLVEPEIPQNTGNIARTCACTGTRLHLVEPMGFRLTSKQLARAGCDYWDEVELVRWPCAEAFFEAHGGSELYLFTGQAHRSFAEVSYGPGAFLVFGRESRGLGLGIIEAHADRCVRIPMREGLRSLNLSNAAAVAVYEALRQQGYCGLGGCAGA